A stretch of the Hippocampus zosterae strain Florida chromosome 18, ASM2543408v3, whole genome shotgun sequence genome encodes the following:
- the si:ch73-234b20.5 gene encoding vesicle-associated membrane protein 8, whose translation MADPNVPSSGSASKLEHVQGQVNEVKVILKDNIDKVLERGDRLDDLIGKTGDLQASADSFQRTSTRVARKYWWRNIKMLVIIGVIVLIVLILIILASTKVI comes from the exons ATG gctGACCCGAACGTCCCGTCGTCCGGCTCCGCTTCTAAGCTGGAGCACGTGCAAGGTCAAGTGAACGAGGTGAAGGTCATTCTGAAGGACAACATCGACAAGGTTTTGGAGCGAGGAGACCGGCTGGACGACTTGATCGGCAAGACCGGAGACCTGCAGGCCTCT GCCGACTCCTTCCAGAGAACCTCCACGCGGGTGGCCAGGAAGTACTGGTGGAGAAACATCAAAATGCTGGTCATCATTGGCGTGATCGTGCTGatcgtcctcatcctcatcatcttGGCTTCCACCAAAGTCATCTAA